A window from Kovacikia minuta CCNUW1 encodes these proteins:
- a CDS encoding Hsp20/alpha crystallin family protein, which yields MAIIRWQPWQEMELVRRQLDQLFDEWVPAAQPGSPASVERRTWSPAIELKNTDANVVLRAELPGLEGKDLDVQVSREAVSISGEYKFENKTETGRTVRSEFRYGSFHRVIPLPAPIYNDRVHAEFKDGILTLTLPKVEADRPKVFKVNLNGEVPAAPQPERNAEQPNAEYSPTPTEPTEMGDVWTEAA from the coding sequence ATGGCAATTATTCGTTGGCAACCCTGGCAAGAAATGGAACTTGTACGGCGTCAGCTCGATCAATTATTTGATGAATGGGTTCCAGCAGCACAGCCTGGTTCACCTGCTTCAGTAGAGAGGAGAACCTGGTCTCCGGCGATCGAACTCAAGAACACGGATGCTAATGTTGTCCTGCGGGCAGAGTTACCGGGACTGGAAGGCAAGGATTTGGATGTTCAAGTCAGCCGTGAAGCCGTTTCAATCTCTGGTGAGTACAAATTTGAAAACAAAACTGAGACTGGGCGGACAGTTCGCTCCGAGTTTCGCTATGGCAGTTTCCATCGGGTCATTCCCCTACCCGCACCGATCTACAACGATCGCGTTCATGCTGAATTCAAAGATGGCATTTTGACCTTAACCCTACCCAAAGTCGAAGCCGATCGTCCCAAGGTGTTTAAGGTCAACTTGAATGGAGAGGTTCCGGCTGCTCCTCAACCAGAACGGAATGCCGAACAACCGAACGCCGAGTATTCCCCTACTCCAACCGAACCCACTGAAATGGGAGATGTTTGGACGGAAGCTGCGTAG
- the dnaK gene encoding molecular chaperone DnaK has translation MAKVVGIDLGTTNSCVAVMEGGKPTVIANAEGFRTTPSVVAFAKNGDRLVGQIAKRQAVMNPENTFYSVKRFIGRRFDEITHEATEVAYKVLNVNGNVKLDCPSAGKQFAPEEISAQVLRKLVDDASKYLGEQVTQAVITVPAYFNDSQRQATKDAGKIAGIEVLRIINEPTAASLAYGLDKKSNETILVFDLGGGTFDVSVLEVGDGVFEVLATSGDTHLGGDDFDKKIVDYLAEEFRKAEGIDLRKDKQALQRLTEAAEKAKIELSSVTQAEVNLPFITATQDGPKHLDMVLTRQKFEELCSDLIDRCRVPVENAVRDAKLDKSNLDEVVLVGGSTRIPAVQELVKRVLGKDPNQTVNPDEVVAVGAAIQAGVLAGEVKDILLLDVTPLSLGVETLGGVMTKIIPRNTTIPTKKSEVFSTAVDGQSNVEIHVLQGEREMANDNKSLGTFRLDGIPPAPRGVPQIEVTFDIDANGILNVTAKDKGTGKEQSISITGASTLPKDDVERMVREAEQNATADKDRREKIDLKNQADSLAYQAEKQMAELGDKVPAADKTKVEGLIKDLREAINQEDFDRIKSLTTELQQSLYTIGSNIYQQAGGGGDAGAPPPPGGESASPGTGGGDDDVIDADFTETK, from the coding sequence ATGGCAAAAGTTGTCGGAATTGACCTAGGTACAACAAATTCATGCGTCGCAGTGATGGAAGGTGGCAAGCCCACTGTCATTGCGAATGCGGAGGGGTTTCGGACAACCCCCTCTGTGGTTGCTTTCGCAAAGAATGGCGATCGCCTTGTTGGTCAAATCGCCAAGCGTCAGGCGGTCATGAACCCGGAGAATACCTTCTACTCCGTTAAGCGTTTTATTGGTCGTCGGTTTGACGAAATTACCCATGAAGCGACCGAAGTTGCCTATAAAGTTTTGAATGTGAATGGCAACGTCAAACTAGATTGTCCCTCTGCTGGAAAGCAGTTTGCGCCCGAAGAAATTTCCGCTCAGGTGTTACGCAAACTGGTCGATGATGCCAGTAAGTACCTGGGCGAACAGGTGACTCAGGCGGTAATTACTGTTCCTGCGTACTTTAACGACTCCCAACGGCAAGCCACCAAAGACGCTGGGAAGATTGCTGGGATCGAAGTCTTACGGATTATTAACGAGCCGACGGCTGCCTCCCTTGCCTACGGTTTGGATAAAAAGAGTAACGAAACCATCCTTGTGTTTGACTTAGGCGGTGGTACGTTTGATGTGTCCGTTCTGGAAGTGGGCGACGGTGTCTTTGAAGTGTTGGCAACCTCCGGTGATACCCACCTGGGTGGTGACGACTTCGACAAGAAAATTGTCGATTACCTGGCTGAAGAGTTCAGGAAAGCGGAAGGGATTGACCTGCGGAAAGATAAGCAAGCCCTTCAACGTCTGACTGAAGCCGCTGAAAAAGCCAAGATTGAACTTTCCAGCGTGACTCAGGCAGAGGTGAATTTGCCCTTTATTACGGCAACCCAGGATGGTCCTAAGCACCTGGATATGGTTCTGACGCGTCAAAAGTTTGAAGAGTTATGTTCTGATTTGATCGATCGTTGCCGTGTTCCCGTAGAAAACGCAGTTCGCGACGCCAAGTTAGACAAGAGCAACCTGGATGAAGTCGTTCTGGTGGGTGGTTCCACCCGGATTCCAGCGGTTCAGGAGTTGGTGAAGCGGGTACTCGGTAAAGACCCGAACCAGACGGTGAACCCGGACGAAGTTGTGGCAGTGGGTGCTGCGATTCAGGCAGGGGTTCTGGCTGGGGAAGTCAAAGACATCCTGCTGTTGGATGTGACTCCCCTTTCGCTGGGTGTGGAAACGCTGGGTGGTGTGATGACCAAAATCATTCCCCGCAACACGACCATTCCCACCAAGAAGTCGGAAGTTTTCTCTACGGCTGTAGACGGTCAAAGTAATGTTGAGATCCATGTCCTGCAAGGTGAGCGGGAAATGGCTAATGACAACAAGAGCCTGGGAACCTTCCGTCTGGATGGCATTCCCCCCGCTCCCCGTGGTGTGCCTCAGATCGAAGTCACCTTTGATATTGACGCTAACGGGATTTTGAACGTCACAGCGAAGGATAAGGGAACGGGTAAAGAACAATCCATTAGCATCACGGGGGCTTCTACGCTGCCGAAGGATGATGTGGAGCGGATGGTTCGGGAAGCAGAACAAAACGCAACAGCAGATAAGGATCGGCGCGAAAAGATTGACCTGAAGAACCAGGCAGATTCTCTGGCGTATCAAGCTGAGAAGCAAATGGCGGAACTGGGCGACAAAGTACCCGCTGCTGATAAGACAAAGGTTGAAGGGTTGATCAAGGATCTGCGTGAGGCGATCAATCAGGAAGACTTCGATCGCATCAAGTCCCTTACCACTGAGCTTCAGCAGTCCCTTTACACGATCGGCAGTAACATCTACCAGCAAGCTGGCGGTGGCGGTGATGCAGGTGCACCCCCCCCTCCCGGTGGGGAATCGGCATCACCCGGCACTGGTGGCGGTGATGATGATGTGATTGACGCTGATTTTACCGAAACCAAGTAG
- a CDS encoding CopG family ribbon-helix-helix protein has translation MSKETITFRLDQEKRAALDEIAEGMDRDRSYILNEAIDLYLEVHHWQVEHILAGMQQADAEEFATDAEVAAAFARWRQ, from the coding sequence ATGAGCAAGGAAACGATTACTTTTCGACTTGATCAAGAGAAGCGGGCAGCGCTAGATGAAATTGCGGAGGGGATGGATCGCGATCGCTCCTACATCTTGAACGAAGCGATTGATCTCTATCTAGAAGTTCACCACTGGCAGGTAGAACATATTTTGGCAGGGATGCAACAGGCGGATGCTGAGGAGTTTGCCACGGATGCTGAAGTAGCAGCGGCATTTGCTCGCTGGCGTCAATGA
- a CDS encoding DUF4129 domain-containing protein, which produces MTASYEITSLGWQIQQLQQRIGEWLERILTPVGTPPIGEPPEWLVKAVFWGVSLVLIGWVSQQLYTLLRFYFYPSLLTESSPGETPLPPPKALTVEQWLQRSRTFARQGNYREACRSLYLAALERLNEDDLIPQELSRTDGEYHRLLQTIPNASPYQLLIHTHEQLCFGHAEISAETYDHCQRSFAELERKGAKKKEREGEI; this is translated from the coding sequence GTGACAGCTTCCTACGAAATCACCAGTTTGGGCTGGCAAATCCAGCAGCTTCAGCAGCGAATCGGTGAATGGCTGGAGCGGATCTTGACGCCAGTCGGTACCCCTCCCATTGGAGAACCCCCAGAATGGCTGGTAAAAGCCGTATTTTGGGGCGTCTCTCTGGTTTTAATTGGTTGGGTAAGTCAGCAACTTTACACCCTTCTGCGTTTCTATTTCTACCCGTCCCTCCTGACGGAATCCTCCCCTGGCGAAACGCCCCTCCCTCCCCCAAAAGCTTTGACTGTTGAGCAATGGCTTCAGCGATCGCGCACGTTCGCCCGTCAGGGCAACTACCGGGAAGCCTGTCGTAGTCTCTACCTGGCAGCATTAGAACGCCTCAACGAGGACGATCTGATTCCTCAAGAATTGAGCCGCACCGATGGTGAGTACCACCGACTGCTGCAAACCATACCCAACGCTTCCCCCTACCAACTTCTAATTCACACCCATGAACAACTCTGCTTTGGACATGCAGAAATCTCCGCTGAGACCTATGACCACTGCCAACGGTCGTTTGCCGAACTTGAACGAAAAGGAGCGAAGAAAAAGGAGAGGGAAGGGGAGATTTGA
- a CDS encoding response regulator, with protein sequence MNILLIDDDELLARGTAKLIQRLGGHQVFITDNPTEIFRTCQAGNIDVILMDVNLPGAEWEGRQVSGADLAHALKADPQTAHLPIILVTAYAMLGERKAFLEASQADAFFAKPITDYLALLETIDRLVQESDRSKQG encoded by the coding sequence TTGAACATTTTGTTGATTGATGATGATGAGCTTCTAGCCAGGGGAACTGCCAAGCTGATTCAACGCCTGGGAGGTCATCAGGTGTTTATTACCGATAACCCGACAGAGATTTTTCGAACCTGTCAGGCGGGCAATATCGATGTGATTCTGATGGATGTTAATCTTCCTGGTGCTGAATGGGAAGGACGCCAGGTGAGTGGCGCAGATCTTGCCCACGCACTCAAAGCTGACCCACAAACCGCTCACCTCCCGATTATTCTGGTCACTGCCTATGCCATGTTGGGAGAACGCAAGGCTTTTTTGGAGGCATCCCAGGCAGATGCTTTTTTTGCCAAACCCATTACAGATTATTTGGCACTTCTGGAGACCATTGATCGCCTGGTTCAGGAAAGCGATAGGTCAAAGCAAGGCTAG
- a CDS encoding LOG family protein, producing MKSICVFCGSNFGARSTYKLAAQEVGRVLVDRGLGLVYGGGNVGLMGAIADAVLEAGGKAIGVIPQSLVDKELAHAGLTQLHIVNSMHERKALMAELSDGFIAMPGGFGTFEEFCEVLTWSQLGFHQKPCGLLNVDGYYDPLITLFDHAVEEQFVRPPHRSLVLVDSQIHPLLDKLATFEPSTLPKWVDRD from the coding sequence ATGAAATCCATCTGTGTATTCTGTGGTTCTAACTTTGGGGCACGATCGACTTATAAATTAGCCGCTCAAGAAGTGGGTCGAGTCCTGGTAGACCGGGGGCTGGGGCTGGTTTATGGGGGCGGTAATGTCGGATTGATGGGCGCGATCGCCGATGCGGTGCTGGAAGCAGGTGGGAAGGCGATCGGGGTCATCCCCCAATCCTTGGTTGATAAGGAACTTGCCCATGCTGGGTTGACCCAACTTCATATCGTCAATTCCATGCATGAGCGCAAAGCCCTGATGGCAGAATTATCCGATGGATTTATTGCCATGCCGGGTGGGTTTGGCACATTCGAAGAATTTTGTGAGGTATTAACCTGGTCTCAGCTTGGATTTCATCAGAAGCCCTGTGGTTTATTGAATGTTGACGGCTACTATGATCCGTTGATTACTCTGTTTGACCATGCAGTCGAGGAACAGTTCGTCCGTCCTCCCCATCGATCGCTGGTTCTGGTAGACTCCCAGATTCATCCACTTCTGGACAAGTTGGCAACATTTGAGCCATCTACCCTTCCCAAATGGGTCGATCGGGACTGA
- a CDS encoding DUF58 domain-containing protein — translation MLPSRRIYLLLLLGTLAGLGISLVGTDIFNSHFLGLAIALTLVFDGVVLLLAFLDAQWVKPDRVQVTRSPLNRLSIGRDNPVELTVQAGKRPAIVQIRDDYPQAFSVSAPTLAASLPAHQSETLTYTVFPSQRGEYGWGDIYVRQLGTWGLAWHQWKVPQSQTVAVYPDLIGLRSLSIRLTLQTTGNIRRVRQQGMGTEFAELRDYIGGDDPRLVDWKATARRNRVLVRVLEPEQEQTLIVLLDRGRLMTAQVQGLARYDWGLNALLSLALAGLNRGDRVGVGVFDRQMHTWIPPERGQPQLAKLIEQLTPIQPALLEPDYLGAVTRVATYQNRRALVVLITEVLDTTASTDLLSAMGRLAPRHLPFCVTLRDPQVDRQAHTLTTDIPTTYARAVALDLLNQRQLALAKLKQRGVLILDAPANQISDQLVDRYLQLKTRNQL, via the coding sequence ATGCTCCCTTCTCGCCGCATTTACCTGCTGTTGCTCCTCGGCACCCTTGCCGGACTGGGAATTTCACTGGTGGGGACTGACATTTTCAATTCTCACTTTTTAGGACTGGCGATCGCCCTAACGCTGGTGTTTGATGGGGTGGTGCTGCTGCTGGCTTTTCTGGATGCGCAGTGGGTCAAACCGGATCGGGTTCAAGTCACGCGCAGCCCGCTCAATCGTTTGTCCATCGGGCGAGATAATCCAGTCGAACTGACGGTGCAGGCGGGCAAGCGTCCTGCGATCGTCCAAATTAGAGATGACTACCCTCAAGCATTTTCGGTTTCTGCTCCAACCCTGGCTGCATCCTTACCGGCCCACCAGAGCGAAACCCTGACTTATACCGTTTTTCCATCACAGCGGGGGGAGTATGGCTGGGGGGATATATATGTGCGCCAGTTGGGAACCTGGGGCTTGGCTTGGCATCAATGGAAAGTTCCCCAGAGTCAGACAGTCGCGGTCTATCCTGACCTGATCGGGTTGCGATCGCTCTCCATCCGGTTGACTCTGCAAACGACTGGTAACATCCGTAGAGTTCGTCAGCAGGGAATGGGAACCGAATTTGCTGAGTTAAGGGATTACATCGGCGGAGACGACCCCCGCCTGGTGGACTGGAAAGCGACCGCCCGCCGCAATCGAGTTTTGGTACGGGTATTGGAACCGGAGCAAGAACAAACGTTAATCGTGTTGTTGGATCGGGGACGCCTGATGACGGCTCAGGTGCAGGGGTTGGCACGCTATGACTGGGGCCTCAATGCATTGTTATCCCTGGCATTGGCAGGGTTGAACCGGGGCGATCGGGTGGGGGTGGGGGTCTTCGATCGCCAGATGCATACCTGGATTCCACCGGAACGGGGGCAACCCCAACTGGCAAAGTTGATTGAGCAATTAACTCCGATCCAACCTGCCCTGTTAGAACCCGACTACCTAGGAGCGGTAACTAGAGTTGCCACCTACCAAAACCGCCGTGCTCTGGTGGTATTAATTACAGAGGTGTTGGATACAACAGCCTCCACCGATTTGCTTTCAGCAATGGGACGCCTCGCTCCCCGCCATTTACCGTTTTGCGTCACCCTGCGCGACCCTCAAGTCGATCGTCAAGCCCATACTTTGACCACCGATATTCCTACCACCTATGCCCGTGCTGTTGCCCTGGATCTCCTCAACCAGCGTCAGCTTGCCCTGGCAAAACTGAAGCAACGCGGTGTACTCATTCTGGATGCACCCGCGAATCAGATCAGTGATCAGTTGGTCGATCGCTACCTCCAACTCAAAACCCGCAATCAGCTTTGA
- a CDS encoding GAF domain-containing protein, with amino-acid sequence MSNKIRLNRKKKSDQGLNEGALLNRMTNRIRQSLELQEILSATVREVRSFLGTDRVKIYRFQPDGVGQVIAESIHEGRLPSLLGLFFPAGDIPPASRELFIKARPRVIVDIPLQETTFSRLENPTAVSNFTLEDVSTLPVEEILRRPVDPCHVQYLTAMGVQSSMVIPILHQQELWGLLVSHHAEPKRFSKKKLQIVQLVADQVSIAISQSFLLSQTREQAHREMVINQISRLLHAPLPLYEILQTVLEQIVNVVEGREVGSTYCRMAVFLQNNFIPWVTNPICQTVIRAWKSLGFGDS; translated from the coding sequence ATGTCCAATAAAATTCGCCTTAATAGAAAAAAGAAATCCGATCAAGGCTTGAACGAAGGAGCCTTGCTCAACCGGATGACAAATCGCATCCGACAATCCTTAGAGTTGCAAGAGATACTATCTGCTACGGTGCGTGAAGTTCGCTCCTTTCTGGGAACCGATCGGGTCAAGATTTACCGCTTTCAACCCGATGGGGTAGGACAGGTGATTGCAGAATCGATTCATGAAGGACGCCTTCCCTCTCTCCTGGGATTATTTTTTCCAGCAGGGGATATTCCACCCGCTTCCAGGGAATTGTTCATCAAAGCGCGTCCCCGTGTCATTGTCGATATCCCATTGCAGGAGACCACCTTCAGCCGATTGGAAAATCCAACGGCGGTTAGCAATTTTACCCTGGAGGATGTCAGCACCCTTCCAGTTGAAGAAATTCTGCGGCGTCCGGTTGATCCTTGCCATGTCCAATATCTGACAGCAATGGGGGTGCAGTCCTCAATGGTGATTCCGATTTTGCACCAGCAGGAGCTTTGGGGTTTGCTGGTTTCCCATCATGCCGAACCGAAGCGGTTTTCCAAAAAAAAGCTGCAAATTGTTCAGTTAGTAGCGGATCAGGTGTCGATCGCGATTTCTCAGTCATTTCTGCTGAGCCAAACGCGAGAGCAAGCCCATCGGGAAATGGTCATCAACCAGATCTCCAGGTTGCTCCATGCTCCTCTGCCCCTCTATGAGATCCTGCAAACGGTTCTGGAACAGATTGTCAATGTGGTAGAGGGGCGGGAGGTCGGCTCTACCTATTGCCGAATGGCAGTTTTTCTTCAGAACAACTTTATACCGTGGGTCACCAACCCAATTTGTCAGACAGTCATCAGAGCCTGGAAAAGTCTCGGTTTTGGCGACAGTTGA
- a CDS encoding AAA family ATPase, protein MTELNATFTHLSQALGQIVVGQPILVQQLMVALLAGGHVILEGVPGTGKTLTVKVLAQLVQADFRRIQLTPDILPSDILGTNVFDLNSRNFTLKKGPIFTQVLLADEVNRTPPKTQAALLEAMEEQQVTLDGQSLPLSDLFWVIATQNSLEFEGTYPLPEAQLDRFLFKLVVDYPDPQAEKQMLLNSQAGLQTKRLDLAKLKPLMSVEPILAARQKVRTIQAADSIIDYLLALVQRSRKHPDLSLGASPRAAVAWLQASKATAWLTGRDFITPDDIKFVAAPTLRHRLILRPEAQLDGLQVDSVISSILSQVPVPR, encoded by the coding sequence ATGACCGAACTCAACGCCACCTTTACTCACCTCTCCCAAGCGCTGGGGCAAATCGTGGTGGGACAGCCCATTCTGGTGCAACAACTGATGGTGGCACTGTTGGCAGGCGGGCACGTCATCCTGGAAGGAGTGCCAGGAACCGGAAAAACGCTGACCGTCAAAGTGCTGGCGCAACTGGTTCAGGCTGACTTTCGCCGGATTCAGCTGACCCCCGACATTTTGCCTTCGGATATTTTGGGCACCAATGTTTTCGACCTCAATAGCCGCAATTTCACCCTCAAAAAGGGACCCATTTTTACCCAGGTGTTGCTGGCAGATGAAGTGAACCGCACCCCTCCCAAAACCCAGGCAGCGCTACTGGAGGCTATGGAGGAACAGCAGGTGACTTTAGATGGCCAAAGCCTGCCTTTGTCAGATTTATTCTGGGTGATTGCAACCCAAAATTCTCTGGAGTTTGAAGGCACCTACCCATTACCAGAAGCCCAACTCGATCGCTTTCTCTTTAAGCTCGTTGTAGATTATCCCGATCCTCAAGCAGAGAAGCAAATGCTGCTCAATAGCCAGGCAGGGTTACAAACCAAACGGCTAGATCTGGCAAAGCTGAAGCCGTTAATGTCTGTGGAGCCAATTTTGGCGGCACGACAGAAAGTTCGCACAATTCAGGCGGCAGATAGCATCATCGATTATTTGCTGGCACTGGTACAGCGATCGCGCAAACACCCCGACCTCTCCTTAGGAGCTTCCCCCCGTGCTGCCGTCGCATGGCTTCAGGCAAGCAAAGCCACCGCCTGGTTAACTGGACGGGATTTTATTACTCCAGATGACATCAAATTTGTTGCTGCCCCAACCCTCCGCCATCGCCTGATTCTGCGTCCCGAAGCCCAACTAGATGGGTTACAGGTCGATTCGGTCATCAGTTCAATCCTCAGCCAGGTACCAGTTCCTAGATGA
- a CDS encoding type II toxin-antitoxin system RelE/ParE family toxin: MRIIWTQQAISDLNHAYDYIAETAPESGTAIIERIEKSLEALSNFPEMGRKGRVNNTRELIVPKTPFILPYRIRKNRIEILGVIHATRRWPSSFE, from the coding sequence ATGAGGATCATCTGGACACAGCAGGCGATCTCAGATCTTAACCACGCTTACGATTACATCGCTGAAACTGCTCCCGAATCTGGCACCGCTATCATTGAACGAATAGAGAAATCGCTAGAAGCTTTAAGCAACTTCCCAGAAATGGGACGAAAGGGACGCGTCAACAACACACGGGAACTGATAGTACCGAAAACCCCATTCATTTTGCCCTATCGAATTCGCAAAAATCGCATCGAAATTTTAGGCGTGATTCACGCCACCCGACGCTGGCCCAGCAGTTTTGAGTAA
- a CDS encoding DUF4350 domain-containing protein, with translation MTLAKRQIWILTIALSALVCISLLMAPKGSSLRQGSTYGRSPDGYGAWYADMKQQGNPVQRWQKPLNELFRVSRSVKQAQSFSGATLVSDSQITSPPGGIPSAPMTLLRVSNRLRPPDEAGREWVQAGNVLVLLGVRVPVSQAPFHSDISTPVGAVQVDTSRRRAKDSKGHSLLEDSFGAVVWQENLGQGRIIYASTPFLGANAYQKAAGNFKFLTDLVTEAGYPVWVDEYLHGYKDTDVVKQESPGNVLNYLAKTPLALLAIQIGVILLVLIWGQNQRLGRGLALTDPPVDNSEAYIQAMASVLQKAACSEFVVDTVGKAEQIEVQKALGLGTEPLPLETIVAAWIQQTGRTGAELETILRTAHRHRRISEPDLLRWVENIQIVRRHLPS, from the coding sequence ATGACGCTGGCTAAGCGGCAAATCTGGATACTGACGATCGCCCTGAGTGCCTTGGTTTGCATCAGTCTGTTGATGGCTCCTAAAGGTAGTTCTTTACGGCAGGGGTCTACCTATGGCCGATCTCCAGATGGGTATGGTGCCTGGTATGCCGATATGAAGCAGCAGGGTAACCCAGTTCAACGGTGGCAAAAACCCTTAAATGAATTGTTTAGAGTTTCTAGATCAGTCAAACAAGCCCAGTCATTTTCTGGGGCTACCTTAGTCAGTGATAGCCAGATTACTTCGCCACCCGGCGGTATTCCCTCTGCCCCGATGACTCTGTTGCGGGTCAGCAATCGCCTCAGACCTCCCGATGAGGCTGGTCGGGAATGGGTTCAAGCTGGCAATGTCCTGGTGCTGTTGGGTGTGCGGGTGCCCGTCAGCCAAGCGCCTTTTCACAGCGATATCTCGACTCCCGTGGGTGCCGTTCAGGTTGATACCAGCCGTCGTCGGGCGAAGGATTCGAAGGGTCACTCCCTGCTGGAAGATTCGTTTGGGGCGGTGGTTTGGCAAGAAAATCTGGGGCAGGGACGAATTATTTATGCCTCCACTCCATTTCTGGGAGCCAATGCCTATCAAAAGGCTGCGGGTAACTTCAAGTTTTTGACAGACCTGGTGACTGAGGCAGGCTACCCCGTCTGGGTAGACGAATATCTGCACGGGTACAAAGATACGGATGTGGTTAAACAGGAAAGCCCAGGTAATGTGTTGAACTACCTGGCAAAAACTCCCCTGGCATTACTTGCAATTCAGATAGGGGTTATCTTGCTGGTGTTGATTTGGGGACAAAACCAGCGCCTGGGTCGGGGGCTTGCCCTCACTGACCCACCCGTAGACAATAGTGAAGCCTATATTCAGGCAATGGCATCCGTTCTACAGAAAGCCGCATGCAGTGAATTTGTCGTCGATACGGTTGGCAAGGCAGAGCAGATCGAAGTCCAAAAAGCTCTGGGGTTGGGAACCGAACCGTTGCCGCTGGAGACGATCGTGGCTGCCTGGATACAACAAACCGGACGCACGGGTGCAGAATTAGAAACCATTTTGAGAACTGCCCATCGCCATCGCCGAATCAGCGAACCAGACCTGCTAAGGTGGGTTGAGAATATTCAGATTGTAAGACGGCATCTACCTTCTTGA
- a CDS encoding sensor histidine kinase has product MTSEEESLRQSEEFFADRSMPFPMDSEWEALARRSYNESFPMVVNDTYQEGLLEDILPAFQSARIRSLLGVPLRYGRVLLGYLTIFREEIDTDIVWAGKLNLDDRNQRVRESFEAWRELKQGQAREWLPEEIDLVRSLGTHLTMAIMQNRLYECEREQRVLVEMRNQELNTARTSAEEASRLKSDFLSSTSHELRTPLASTLNYLKLLKEGFYDNPEELQEYINVAHRSAENLVAIINDVLDIAKIEAGRMQVHWELVDLRAMLQEEENLFRPESRQKGIPLMIDCQVDRIWADTLKLRQILTNLLANAFKFTESGEIRVQAHLRSQEANPSPQSVVEISVTDTGVGIDGVQGDFLFEPFVQADGSIKRRYGGTGLGLTVCKRLVELMSGQIWLNSSGAGQGTTVTFTIPVPPDKQAL; this is encoded by the coding sequence ATGACCTCTGAAGAGGAATCTTTGCGCCAATCTGAAGAATTTTTTGCTGACCGGAGTATGCCTTTCCCGATGGATAGTGAGTGGGAAGCCCTGGCAAGGCGAAGTTACAACGAGTCCTTTCCTATGGTGGTCAACGATACTTATCAGGAAGGGTTACTGGAAGATATTCTGCCTGCTTTTCAGTCTGCTCGAATTCGTAGCTTACTGGGGGTGCCCCTGCGCTATGGCAGAGTGTTGTTAGGCTATCTCACCATTTTTCGAGAAGAAATTGATACGGATATTGTCTGGGCTGGCAAATTGAACCTGGACGATCGCAATCAACGGGTCAGGGAATCTTTTGAGGCATGGCGAGAGTTAAAACAGGGGCAGGCAAGGGAGTGGTTGCCAGAGGAAATTGACCTGGTGCGATCGCTGGGGACTCATTTGACCATGGCAATCATGCAAAACCGTCTCTATGAATGCGAGCGGGAACAGCGAGTATTGGTTGAGATGCGAAACCAGGAACTGAACACCGCTCGTACTAGCGCTGAGGAAGCCAGTCGCCTGAAGTCGGACTTTCTATCCTCAACCAGTCATGAATTGCGAACCCCCCTGGCATCTACCCTCAACTACCTCAAATTGTTGAAGGAAGGGTTCTACGACAATCCGGAGGAACTTCAGGAGTATATTAACGTTGCCCACCGCTCCGCTGAAAACCTGGTTGCCATCATCAATGATGTCCTTGACATTGCCAAAATTGAAGCAGGTCGGATGCAGGTTCATTGGGAATTGGTTGACCTCAGGGCGATGCTACAGGAAGAAGAAAATCTCTTTAGACCAGAAAGCCGCCAAAAAGGAATTCCCTTAATGATTGATTGCCAGGTTGACCGAATTTGGGCAGATACCCTCAAACTTCGGCAGATTCTAACGAATTTGTTAGCAAATGCGTTCAAGTTTACCGAATCTGGTGAGATTCGAGTTCAGGCTCACCTGCGGTCCCAGGAAGCAAACCCCTCCCCCCAGTCTGTGGTTGAAATTTCGGTTACAGATACGGGGGTTGGGATTGATGGTGTCCAGGGCGATTTTCTGTTTGAACCCTTCGTACAAGCAGATGGATCGATTAAACGCCGCTATGGTGGTACGGGTTTGGGGTTAACGGTTTGTAAACGTCTTGTGGAACTCATGAGCGGACAAATCTGGCTCAACAGTTCTGGGGCAGGGCAGGGAACAACTGTTACTTTCACGATTCCGGTTCCTCCGGATAAGCAGGCATTGTAG